In the Nitrosarchaeum sp. genome, one interval contains:
- a CDS encoding bifunctional nuclease family protein, producing MEIDQAQEPDYESVKIDYVGFVDPYAVEGMLVLKGDDDKEFHMRAFSGEVARHISSFVDSSAESVPSVYKMIEEICEENELMLVKVKIYESGEVLRANLYFTGKKDLVLRNYRASDAMALGALYNIPILVRKNLLKEHMEA from the coding sequence ATGGAAATTGATCAAGCACAAGAACCAGATTATGAATCAGTGAAAATTGATTATGTTGGATTTGTGGATCCTTATGCAGTTGAAGGAATGCTTGTCCTCAAAGGCGATGATGACAAAGAGTTTCACATGAGGGCATTTTCAGGCGAAGTTGCGAGACACATATCTAGTTTTGTTGATAGCTCTGCTGAATCAGTACCATCAGTTTACAAAATGATAGAAGAAATTTGTGAAGAAAATGAGTTGATGTTAGTCAAAGTTAAGATTTACGAAAGCGGTGAAGTATTGCGCGCAAATCTCTATTTTACTGGAAAAAAGGATCTCGTGCTGCGAAATTATAGAGCATCTGATGCAATGGCTTTAGGTGCTTTGTATAACATTCCAATACTTGTCCGTAAAAATCTATTAAAAGAACACATGGAAGCATAA
- a CDS encoding HD domain-containing protein yields MEDSTDIILKAKKLAHEKHKNQKRKDGVTPYSDHLEGVVNRLKNLGVTDKNVLAAAWMHDIIENTDVTFDQINEKFGREIAVIILSLSKDKSIAKKDIEQQYITQLKNASIQAKIIKLCDISANLKDLSTAPISKNQKNKQVKKIIHYMRIIKNDISEKQSEYPKITEIIDGINTICVKFHQKPFVI; encoded by the coding sequence ATGGAAGATAGTACAGACATCATACTAAAAGCAAAAAAACTTGCACATGAGAAACACAAAAATCAAAAACGAAAAGACGGGGTCACCCCATACTCTGACCACTTGGAAGGAGTTGTGAATCGACTCAAAAACCTTGGAGTGACTGACAAAAATGTACTTGCAGCAGCTTGGATGCATGACATTATTGAAAATACAGATGTTACATTTGATCAGATAAATGAAAAGTTTGGAAGAGAGATTGCAGTGATTATTCTATCTCTATCAAAAGATAAAAGCATTGCAAAAAAAGACATTGAGCAGCAATACATTACACAATTAAAAAATGCGTCAATTCAGGCAAAAATCATCAAGCTGTGTGATATTTCTGCAAATCTAAAGGATTTATCAACTGCGCCAATATCAAAAAATCAGAAAAACAAGCAAGTAAAAAAAATAATTCACTATATGAGGATAATCAAAAATGATATTTCAGAAAAACAATCAGAGTATCCAAAGATTACAGAAATCATAGACGGCATAAACACTATTTGTGTTAAATTTCATCAAAAGCCATTTGTAATTTGA
- the ilvD gene encoding dihydroxy-acid dehydratase — translation MEISSRNVVEGTARAPHRAMYKAMGLTDSDLDKPFVGVCHTGNEATPCNIHLPRLALKAKEGVSDGGATPREFSTIAVSDGIAMGHEGMKSSLISREIIADSIELMIRAHQYDAFVGIAGCDKSLPGTMMAMARLNLPSIFVYGGTIMPGMLNGKELTVVDVYEAVGAYDAGQLSLEGLKAIENTACPNAGSCGGMFTANTMASISEAIGLALPGSASPPAEDDRREKIVYDTGKACVKLLEQNIKPRDILTFEAFENAITMLNAVGGSTNGILHLLALSNEAGIKLTYDDFERVRKKTPHLADMKPGGNYVMNSLDKIGGIPFVLKKLAEKKLIHDNCITVTGKSIKENIASMNIPEPVQQIVKSVENPIHSVGTAVILKGSLAPEGAVIKTAGVEMTRFTGKARVYDREEYAFDAVARGEIEEGHVVVIRYEGPKGGPGMREMLATTAALVGQGLGKKVAMVTDGRFSGGTRGFMVGHVAPEAYVGGPIALVKNDDEITIDTEANILDLHVSVDELERRKRQWSPPKPNYTTGALAKYATLVGSAAQGAITSAKL, via the coding sequence ATGGAAATTTCTAGTAGAAATGTTGTAGAAGGAACTGCCAGAGCACCTCACAGAGCAATGTACAAAGCGATGGGATTGACAGATAGTGATTTAGACAAACCATTTGTTGGTGTATGTCATACTGGAAATGAAGCAACTCCCTGTAATATTCATCTACCAAGATTAGCTCTAAAAGCAAAAGAAGGAGTTAGCGATGGAGGGGCAACACCTAGAGAATTTTCAACTATTGCAGTAAGTGATGGAATTGCAATGGGACATGAAGGAATGAAATCATCATTAATTTCAAGAGAAATAATTGCAGACTCGATTGAGTTAATGATTCGAGCACACCAGTATGATGCATTTGTAGGAATTGCAGGATGTGACAAAAGTTTACCAGGAACTATGATGGCAATGGCCAGATTAAATTTACCTTCAATCTTTGTTTATGGCGGAACCATTATGCCAGGAATGCTAAATGGTAAAGAACTAACGGTAGTTGATGTGTATGAAGCAGTAGGGGCATATGATGCAGGACAGCTATCTTTAGAAGGATTAAAAGCGATAGAAAATACCGCATGTCCAAATGCAGGTTCTTGCGGTGGTATGTTTACTGCAAATACAATGGCATCAATTTCTGAAGCAATTGGACTCGCTTTACCAGGCAGTGCAAGTCCCCCAGCAGAAGATGATAGAAGAGAAAAGATAGTTTACGATACAGGTAAAGCTTGTGTAAAACTACTAGAGCAGAATATCAAACCACGAGATATTCTCACATTTGAAGCATTTGAAAATGCAATCACAATGCTAAATGCAGTAGGCGGCTCTACAAATGGAATTTTACATTTATTGGCACTATCAAACGAAGCAGGAATAAAATTAACATATGATGACTTTGAAAGGGTTAGAAAAAAGACACCACATTTAGCAGATATGAAACCTGGTGGAAATTATGTTATGAATTCATTGGATAAAATTGGCGGAATTCCATTTGTCTTAAAAAAATTAGCAGAAAAAAAATTAATTCATGACAATTGTATCACAGTTACAGGAAAATCAATTAAAGAAAACATTGCATCTATGAACATCCCAGAACCAGTTCAACAAATAGTAAAATCAGTTGAAAATCCAATTCATTCAGTAGGAACAGCTGTGATATTGAAAGGAAGTTTAGCTCCAGAAGGCGCAGTAATTAAAACAGCGGGAGTTGAAATGACACGATTTACTGGAAAAGCACGTGTGTATGACAGAGAAGAGTATGCATTTGATGCGGTAGCCAGAGGAGAAATTGAAGAAGGCCATGTTGTTGTAATCAGATATGAGGGTCCCAAAGGAGGACCAGGAATGAGAGAAATGCTTGCTACTACTGCAGCACTTGTAGGTCAAGGTTTAGGAAAAAAAGTTGCAATGGTAACTGATGGTAGATTTTCTGGTGGTACTCGTGGATTTATGGTAGGACATGTTGCTCCAGAAGCATATGTAGGAGGACCTATCGCTTTAGTGAAAAACGATGATGAGATAACAATCGATACTGAAGCTAACATACTTGATCTTCATGTATCAGTAGACGAGCTAGAAAGAAGAAAAAGACAGTGGAGCCCACCAAAACCAAACTATACGACGGGCGCACTTGCAAAGTATGCAACATTGGTTGGTTCTGCTGCACAAGGCGCAATTACTAGTGCAAAATTGTAA
- a CDS encoding protein-disulfide isomerase has protein sequence MGRKERREREEKRENYATKRSSEKRKNMMIAIGVFAVIAVIVGYSVWVFMNMTTNAPGAPEGAGTLGSEHSHAAMLVKIFGDTFDFSLPAYQIKTSWIHFEGGDGTTVHKHATGVKLGFLFNSMKLQVDDKCLIFQDGRQFCTNEDYSLRFFINDQEVNDVAGYEPMDQDRILIVYGSETPEEIQELLKQVDTQAIIER, from the coding sequence ATGGGAAGAAAAGAGAGAAGAGAACGTGAAGAAAAACGTGAAAATTACGCTACAAAGCGCTCTTCTGAGAAAAGAAAGAACATGATGATAGCTATAGGAGTGTTTGCAGTAATAGCTGTAATAGTGGGTTATTCAGTCTGGGTTTTTATGAACATGACAACAAATGCACCTGGCGCTCCAGAAGGGGCAGGTACATTAGGAAGTGAACATTCTCATGCTGCAATGTTAGTAAAAATATTTGGAGATACATTTGACTTTTCATTACCTGCTTATCAAATTAAAACAAGTTGGATTCACTTTGAAGGTGGAGACGGAACTACAGTTCACAAGCATGCAACTGGTGTGAAATTAGGATTTTTGTTTAATTCAATGAAATTACAAGTAGATGATAAATGCTTAATATTCCAAGACGGAAGACAGTTTTGTACAAATGAAGATTATTCATTGAGATTCTTTATCAATGATCAAGAAGTGAATGATGTTGCAGGGTATGAACCAATGGATCAAGATAGAATCCTTATTGTGTACGGTTCTGAAACTCCTGAAGAGATTCAAGAATTGTTAAAACAAGTTGATACACAGGCAATAATTGAAAGATAA
- a CDS encoding HIT family protein yields MSCIFCDILSGVKNAHILYEDSSHVAFLDKYPIDVGHSLIVPKKHHERITDMDSKAVGDLFSIVPKIANAILSATDADAFSLGQNNGRAAKQIIPHVHVHIIPRYNHKGTIWTKRSISNDAELSILATKIKSLLL; encoded by the coding sequence ATGAGTTGTATTTTTTGTGATATATTATCGGGAGTTAAAAATGCTCATATTCTGTATGAGGACTCATCACATGTTGCATTTTTAGACAAGTATCCGATAGACGTAGGTCATAGTTTGATAGTTCCAAAAAAACACCATGAAAGAATTACTGATATGGATTCAAAAGCAGTTGGTGATTTGTTTTCAATAGTTCCAAAAATAGCTAATGCAATTTTATCTGCAACTGATGCTGATGCATTTAGTCTTGGACAAAACAATGGAAGGGCTGCAAAACAAATTATTCCTCATGTCCATGTCCACATTATTCCAAGATATAATCACAAAGGAACTATTTGGACAAAACGTTCAATCTCAAATGATGCAGAATTATCTATACTGGCAACAAAAATCAAGTCTTTACTTCTTTAG
- the prf1 gene encoding peptide chain release factor aRF-1, with the protein MEKINIEKVDSVKLYKIRKMLEELSQKSGRGTELISVYIPKGKQLHEIISTLQQEQGTADNIKSDLTRSHVVDSLGKVVQRLKLLKKTPDRGLVMFCGALPPEGGGPLGSEVVKVWEIDPPKDLKQYLYRCDDHFHVDILKDMLKDDNLIGFLAIDAKDAGWGLLHGDKIEVLSQTGSGVAGKHRQGGQSAKRFQKLREMELSYFYNRVAGTTREYFIDIYPVKGLIISGPGPTKEDFINGNYLEYRLQNMIINTLDCGYSGAEGIREAFAKSAELLSDFRMVEEKKLIEDLFREVNSHSGLGVYGLQDVIELLKNNVVKTLIITDDTNLNRVEGKCRRCQNIQEIIVERRDVIPKKTEYSSKPCPACNAMEVEPNEQDIVDYLELLAAKTGSKLEVVSGSAEHGTMLSSLGKVGAILRYNPGHTKEVKT; encoded by the coding sequence ATGGAAAAAATAAACATAGAAAAAGTAGATTCCGTAAAACTTTACAAAATTAGAAAAATGTTAGAAGAATTATCCCAAAAATCAGGAAGAGGGACTGAACTAATCAGTGTATACATACCAAAAGGAAAACAACTACACGAAATTATTAGCACACTACAACAAGAGCAAGGAACTGCAGACAACATTAAATCAGATTTGACAAGATCACATGTTGTAGATTCATTAGGCAAAGTAGTTCAGAGATTAAAACTACTTAAAAAAACACCAGACAGAGGACTGGTGATGTTTTGTGGAGCACTGCCACCTGAAGGAGGTGGTCCTTTAGGAAGTGAAGTGGTAAAGGTATGGGAAATTGATCCTCCAAAAGATTTGAAACAGTATCTTTACAGATGCGATGATCATTTTCATGTGGACATTCTAAAAGACATGCTAAAAGATGATAATTTGATTGGCTTTTTAGCAATTGATGCCAAAGATGCGGGTTGGGGACTATTACATGGCGACAAAATAGAAGTACTTTCACAAACAGGCTCAGGAGTAGCAGGTAAACACAGACAAGGAGGACAGTCGGCAAAAAGATTCCAAAAATTAAGGGAGATGGAGCTTTCATATTTTTACAACAGAGTTGCAGGAACAACAAGGGAATATTTTATTGACATTTATCCTGTAAAGGGATTAATAATTTCAGGTCCTGGACCTACAAAAGAAGATTTCATCAATGGAAATTATTTAGAGTACAGATTACAGAATATGATCATCAATACGTTAGACTGTGGATATTCTGGAGCAGAGGGGATTAGAGAGGCATTTGCAAAGTCTGCTGAACTTTTATCAGATTTCAGAATGGTGGAAGAAAAGAAGCTAATTGAAGACTTGTTCAGAGAGGTAAACTCCCATTCAGGTTTAGGAGTATACGGATTACAAGACGTGATTGAACTTTTGAAAAATAATGTAGTAAAAACTTTGATCATCACCGATGACACAAACTTAAATCGAGTTGAAGGAAAATGCCGCAGATGTCAGAATATTCAAGAGATAATTGTTGAAAGAAGAGACGTCATTCCAAAAAAGACAGAATACTCTAGTAAGCCTTGCCCTGCATGTAATGCAATGGAAGTTGAACCAAATGAGCAAGATATTGTAGACTATTTGGAACTTCTTGCTGCTAAAACAGGAAGTAAATTAGAGGTAGTTTCAGGAAGTGCGGAACATGGAACTATGTTATCAAGCTTGGGTAAAGTGGGTGCCATACTTCGATATAATCCAGGCCATACTAAAGAAGTAAAGACTTGA
- a CDS encoding DsbA family protein, which produces MKRNFVLIIPMIIGILAGSILAFYPQTEDNNPKILTETNLIQNGSPIIGDPSAKITILEWGDYQCTFCYKFHQTTLNTIKQDFIDTGKIKMVFKDFPLNGEDSILAAEAAYCAQDQGKYWQYHDELYKNWAGEKTGWINRNSLDKFATTIELNLDKFNTCLDNHKYLEKVNQLHQFGKEIGVDATPYFLVFNDEKIIKIRGNQPLEVFLKSIDEL; this is translated from the coding sequence ATGAAAAGAAACTTTGTACTCATAATTCCAATGATAATAGGAATTTTGGCAGGTTCGATCTTAGCATTTTATCCACAAACAGAGGATAATAACCCAAAAATACTAACGGAGACAAATCTGATTCAGAATGGCTCACCAATTATAGGGGATCCTTCAGCGAAAATTACAATTTTAGAGTGGGGTGATTATCAGTGTACATTTTGTTACAAGTTTCATCAAACCACACTAAATACGATTAAACAAGATTTCATTGATACTGGAAAAATAAAAATGGTATTCAAAGACTTTCCATTAAATGGTGAAGATTCTATTTTGGCTGCAGAGGCAGCATATTGTGCTCAAGACCAAGGAAAATACTGGCAATATCATGACGAATTATACAAGAACTGGGCAGGCGAAAAAACAGGATGGATTAACCGAAACTCGTTAGATAAATTTGCAACAACAATTGAATTGAATTTAGATAAATTCAACACGTGTCTTGATAATCACAAATACTTGGAAAAAGTAAATCAATTACATCAATTTGGAAAAGAAATAGGTGTTGATGCCACACCATATTTTCTAGTTTTTAATGATGAAAAAATAATCAAAATAAGAGGCAATCAACCACTTGAAGTCTTTTTAAAATCCATCGATGAATTATAA
- a CDS encoding DUF4443 domain-containing protein, producing the protein MQLLDKECFVSRATFAKEIHLGEGAVKTLILHLKKAGIVESTKSGTFLTEKGKKLTNQIRNTIAKECKIKKSSIIQGKYNHAILLKKYSKMIKTGIEQRDYAILYGSSGCTTMIYKNEKLVFPGNERECFHRDAKTRKYIIENLCPDEEDVIIISSSDDPFVAEISAKNSALWTIATA; encoded by the coding sequence TTGCAGTTATTAGATAAGGAATGTTTTGTTAGCAGAGCAACATTTGCAAAAGAAATTCATTTAGGGGAAGGAGCAGTCAAGACGTTAATTTTACATTTAAAAAAAGCAGGGATTGTAGAATCAACAAAATCTGGGACATTTCTTACCGAAAAAGGAAAAAAACTAACAAATCAAATAAGAAACACAATAGCAAAAGAATGTAAAATAAAAAAATCATCAATAATTCAAGGAAAATACAATCATGCAATTTTATTAAAAAAATATTCCAAAATGATCAAAACTGGGATTGAGCAAAGAGATTATGCAATTTTGTATGGATCTTCAGGTTGTACCACAATGATATACAAAAATGAGAAATTAGTTTTCCCAGGAAATGAAAGGGAATGTTTTCATAGAGACGCTAAAACGAGAAAATACATAATTGAGAATTTATGTCCGGATGAAGAAGATGTCATAATAATTTCATCATCAGATGATCCTTTTGTAGCAGAAATATCTGCAAAAAATTCTGCATTATGGACAATAGCAACGGCGTAG
- a CDS encoding response regulator encodes MHSLESRINHESHESKISQIMQTSLIDLYGTNGYKSIIQTMIKESGKSEEEITRNYDIFADNVQGIFGKLGKSKILDPIKMEMSRIKNNQTDYTVMMKQIPNTKSARLLIADDEPHLLELYQDWLKFDNRHVITAENGLKCIEIYKKEYEHSKLNQLNNYFDVVILDHNMPELNGVQTAVEILKINPNQRIIFASGYVEKILSESLTKINKAIEIIKKPFSIEALDDMINNKTLLDKFEEINSNDKECISTKYTNAISILNNYHKR; translated from the coding sequence ATGCATAGTTTAGAATCAAGAATTAATCATGAAAGTCACGAAAGCAAGATATCACAGATCATGCAAACATCATTAATAGATCTGTATGGAACAAACGGATACAAGTCAATTATTCAAACAATGATAAAAGAGAGCGGAAAATCTGAAGAAGAAATTACTAGAAATTACGACATATTTGCAGATAACGTACAAGGAATTTTTGGAAAATTGGGAAAGTCTAAGATTTTAGATCCAATAAAAATGGAAATGAGTAGAATCAAAAACAATCAAACAGATTATACAGTAATGATGAAACAAATTCCAAATACCAAATCAGCAAGATTGCTTATTGCAGATGACGAACCTCACTTATTAGAACTATACCAAGACTGGTTAAAATTTGACAATAGACACGTAATTACAGCAGAGAATGGATTGAAGTGTATAGAAATTTATAAAAAAGAATATGAGCATTCAAAATTAAATCAATTAAATAATTATTTTGATGTAGTCATATTGGATCATAATATGCCCGAACTAAATGGAGTTCAAACAGCAGTTGAAATTCTAAAGATAAATCCAAATCAAAGAATAATTTTTGCATCAGGTTATGTTGAAAAAATATTGTCAGAGTCATTAACCAAAATCAACAAAGCTATAGAAATTATCAAAAAACCATTTTCAATAGAAGCGTTAGATGATATGATTAATAATAAAACACTACTAGATAAATTTGAAGAGATTAACTCAAACGATAAAGAATGCATCTCCACAAAGTATACAAATGCGATATCAATTTTAAATAACTATCATAAAAGATAA